DNA from Onychostoma macrolepis isolate SWU-2019 unplaced genomic scaffold, ASM1243209v1 Scaffold5, whole genome shotgun sequence:
ATAGGTCCTTCACCAAGTAATATTCctagtttgtcattttcatgGAGTGACTGGAACTCAGGAATAATCTGCTGTATTTGACAGTACAGTGCGTCTCTTAAGGACGTGTATTTGTCACAGTGGAAGAGGAAGTGTTCCTCCGTCTCAACCGATCCTGATCTACATTCACTACAGATTCGCTCTTCTTTAGGTAACCACGTCTTTTTATGTCGTCCTCTTTCTATGGCCAGCAggtggtctctctctctctctctctctctctctctctctctcaatttaaattaaattcaaatagcTTTACTGGCATggcaaaaaatacattttgtattgccaaagcattaagaCAACAAAGAAAATGGTTTAGTGCATCTGGAcatgatttatatattatagCCTAACTAATAACTAATATGGAAAtgtcatatatttttaatatttgatgaATTTTTAATAGTGAGAATGAAAACAGTACAGagcaaacaataaaacaaaaatattttacctGCATAGAAATTAATtcaagaatgaaatgaaatctaCTCCTCAGATTATTGATTTAGATTCAGAAGTGTGAGTCTGAATCAATGATAGTATGATCTGATTTGTATTATGATAATCAACTTATATTAGGCTGAGTCAAGTATATTTATTATctattaaatattgtttgtttgtttgattgatttaatAGTTGTTTGCGTTGTTAATCCAAATGGTTGAATGAATTCAATGGTGTCGTGAACTTCACTTCCCACAATGCTTAGCTTTATCCCGCGGATCGTCATATCCGGAAAACAGTACAGTTATAAAGTCCAGTGTTTTTCGTTTCAGAGAAATGTTGATAAACTCATTAAATGCTCAAGAGCCCAAATGAAGGACAAGATGAGTGTCTCGTTGTCTCAGATCATCTGGAGAgtttgtaatttattcatgtcagTGTTTTTCTCGCTGGCAACTTACGTGCAGGTAAATGTTACTTTTATGttcatttgcatgcattttatgAGCTATAATTATCAAATAAAACACTCATTTATGTATATAAGAGGTGATAATTGATAATTAACAGATTAACCGCTGATTTGTTTGATTATCTTTAGATAAATGATCCGGATGCTGCTTTGTGGATGGTAAGACTCACTTTCACCTCAAATGAGAAACATTGCTGCCGCTGTAAAACGATATATGCTccttatattattttgtgttcgtTTCTGCAGGTTGGTTATGCTATTCCAGCTGGATTGTGTTTTTTGCTTTGCTGTCAACCACAAATAACAGGTAAGAAAATGAAGTTCTTCATGATCAAAATGAGACGCAATGCTGCCATCTAGTGTAGAAGAAATACTTCAAAAAATAATcatggaaatataaaaataattgcatttttttattcgATTTTGGTATTGtctgatatataaaatatacataaaattattatatatttatttacttcataAAACACGATATGCAATATTTACCACataaagcacaatgttttgcattaaaagacaaataaacTATATGTACAAATTTAAGTGTGTAAAAACTATTCAGAAGACACACAACTTGACTTTCAGTCTGCATGCATTTTTCACATACAAAATCCCATTTCTTGACAGCCATAAGAGATTATGGTAGATTTTAGAGTTATAAATGAAATTATGTTATACCCTTTCCAGAGTCATTATTATGGAGGAGAATGGCTGATCTGCATGTGCTTGTAGCTTCAACGTTTGGAGTCATTCTGGGCTGGAAACTCTATAAAGAGGGAATTACAGACATTTTCCAACAAGAGGAAGGAAGGTAACGACAATTCAGAGGGGTTTTGACAAAGATTCAATTACACTAGGGGAATAAAACCgctttaattcatttattgcaTAAATGTTGCTCTTAGGGAATGTTGTGGACTCATGTTGATGGTTTTCTGGCTGCTGTTGTGTCGACATTCAGGAAGGTGAATGCATtattgtatgatttttaacatcCATGTTAAAATGCTGTTCTGAAGACTGTGACTCGGTACGAATGTTTTTCAGCTGAATTATGAGAGTTATTGAATGTGTGTTGTGTCCTGTAGGAGTTCTGTGGGCTCTGTCAGGGTCTGCACTGCTGTGGGAATCACAGTGTTTCCCTTCATCACATGGATCTATTACTACATGAACACAGAGCTGAGGAAGTACTGGCCTGAACACTGTACAACTGCTCTCTGATCAGATAAAACACTCAAGACGCTCTAGATCAGCACAACATACAGATCAACTGAACTTTACTAAAGTGCACTGATAATATGAGACAATCAGCAGCCATCGATcttgaacaaaaatatttaataattcaattGTAAACACTACACACTGTAGTGCTATACAAACTTGATGATAATGCTATTTGTCTTTGTGCTCTCAATCTCCTGAAtttatctgaaaataaataacagtaggcctatatgtgTCATAATGCCtttatgtaaaaaagaaaacaagtcatATCTGCCATCTGAAGGTTTAAATTCAGTCTCAGTGTTTCTGATGGGTCTACGTCTCTGATTTATTTATACTGTTGAGCTTGGCTTACAgctaaaattagtttttaaatatcaaatcaacatgacatatacaaaataaaaatgttttaacacaataaaacatgcccattttcaaaaacagtgcaaaacttttacattaacAATAGCTAAATAACGTCATTACACCAAACTCGGCTTGATCAATACTTATGAGATTTTGATCAAACAGTcagtgtcattttttatttgtaggtAGGCCAACTCGTTTTGTACAATTTCGGATGCAGACCTCGTTTCAGTTGTTCTCAAAGTATGGAACGAGTGCCATTAGACTAGTACGCAGATGaatcactaaattaaatataaattaatgttaaaacacagtacattttaatttaatcataatttaaggtttttttatttacctgtatGTAAGCACAGTGCAGTGTTAATGTTCAGGCTGtgtatttacaatgttaaaGTGGCTgacaacaataaatatattctcCCACATAAAAGGCTGGTCTACAGGGGACAGCTTTGGTATTCTGCAGGCATTTTACTGATTCCTAAGTTTTTATCATTCATATGTACTTCTTATTTCACTTACTTtgtattctaataataataaatattattccaTTAATTATCAGGCAAGTTTAATATATGATAATGGTCCGACGGTGAGCCTGAAGTGGTGGTCCGATATCTGGAAATCTGATATTACCATGTGGGCTTTTGCTGACAGTTTGGTCCCCCCCACTTGAAAATGTCTCCTGCGCCCCTGAAGACGAGCAAAGACTTTGAATGACCTAGAGGCATTTTGCCAAGATGACTGGGCAGCTATACCACCTGCAAGAATTTTGGGCCTCATAGACAACTATTACAAAAGACTGCACACTGCCATTGATGCTTAAGGGGGCAATACACAGTATAAGAACTAATACTGATGATACATGGGGCAACtgttttgagcaatgttgcttgggcaTTTTCCCATTAACaatgggtaacaaatttctatctggataGATTGGTTGTGGGCCCTGTATGTCACGTGGTTGCCCATTGatggcaacattgctcaaaaagttgtccagtgtatcatcagccttagGGTATGCAGACTTTTGAACAGGGGTCgtttaattgtttttctttgttgcCATGTTTTGTTTATGATTGTGCCATTCTGTTATAACCTACAGTGGAATATGAAtcccataaaaataaatgtgttttgccTGCTCActcatgttttctttaaaaacaacaaattacCAATTCTCCAAGGGTATGCAAACATTTAAGTATAACTATACAAACAAGTGTGTAAAAACAATGCTCAGTATATTCAGTAAATAAAGACTTATGTTTCAGTTTGTTCTTCACACAAAACTATAATATAATCTCTGACATTATTCTATATTTTTCCTCAATTTGGCAATATTTGGCCTCAACACTGTACAACTGCTCTCTGAGTTTTcatagtgttttttattttttatttttttatttgtcttttttctgtTGATCTCCTGAATTATAAACTGAATGTAAATCACAGAACAGTATGTATCCTAATGCTTTAAATCTTCAGTCTCGGTGTTTCTGATGGGTGTAAGTGATCCAAAACCAAACACTTACTGCCATCATTGACACTGTGATCTTTAGATTTAAACCTCAATCCATCAGATCCATGCAGTTGGTTATTTCTTATAGcacaatttttttctctctcagctTCATTTCTACCGTTGGAGTTGGTTTACAACTAGAATCAGGTTAAGATTGAATTCTCATCTTAAATCATTGTCAGCGCTCACAGGAATTTGAGTAAATGGTTATATAATGTCAGATAGAGAGTCTTTTTCACT
Protein-coding regions in this window:
- the LOC131535616 gene encoding transmembrane protein 220-like isoform X2, giving the protein MLSFIPRIVISGKQYSYKVQCFSFQRNVDKLIKCSRAQMKDKMSVSLSQIIWRVCNLFMSVFFSLATYVQINDPDAALWMVGYAIPAGLCFLLCCQPQITESLLWRRMADLHVLVASTFGVILGWKLYKEGITDIFQQEEGRSSVGSVRVCTAVGITVFPFITWIYYYMNTELRKYWPEHCTTAL
- the LOC131535616 gene encoding transmembrane protein 220-like isoform X1, which encodes MKDKMSVSLSQIIWRVCNLFMSVFFSLATYVQINDPDAALWMVGYAIPAGLCFLLCCQPQITESLLWRRMADLHVLVASTFGVILGWKLYKEGITDIFQQEEGRECCGLMLMVFWLLLCRHSGRSSVGSVRVCTAVGITVFPFITWIYYYMNTELRKYWPEHCTTAL